The nucleotide sequence TTGTTCTTTAAACTAAGATCGAAAATTTTACGCGTTTTATTTTTCAGCAGGCTAGTCGTAACACATTAATTAAAATCTTTAAGTAGAGTCTAATAAATTTAATTATTTTTGAGGCTTCTTTTTCGAGGAGCTGCCAACAGGTGCCGATGTGGAAATGAGTTTGATCAATGGAGACTTGAAATTACcccttttcttcaaaatcggCTCCAAAAAGGGAATTTGCACCTCTGGGACACTATTATACAAGTCAAAAAACCCTTCAACTCCAGGAGCGTTGCCTGTAACTGACAATATTGAAAGGTCATTTATCCCTGATGCCTGTGAAAGTCTATCAATGGCCCCTTTGGGAAGCTGAATAAGTTTTATCGTATGATGGGAATTTCGAAGAGCCGTATAGGTCAACACTGGAAAGTGCTGAGTCAATATGCTGGGGATGATATCATACCTGCAAACAAATACGTATCGTATTTGTTTGTCTGCATCGGGGTGCTTTGTATTGGCTTGACGTTCCAATGCTTCGGTGGTAGGATTGAATCCAAATGTAAACccatccaaaaacttgggCATTGGTGCACCTTTTGCGGTTATATTCTTATGATATTGTCCAACTGGTGTTAGTAACACCTCAAGTGACTCAACAACATGAGATCCCAATTCAGGTTCGATAAATGGCCATTGTATTTGAGTAAACGGATTATCAAGCACCGGTTTGAATACTTGTTTTTTCCTCTTTTCTCGTTCTTTCAAGGAGTTCCCGGTTGGTTTGGTCACCTTCTTACCATTCGAGTTTCCAGTCTTCGACTCTGACGATGACAGATCGGGAGGATTCGGTGCTTGGGTCCGTTTAGACTTAGATGACATTTAGTTTCCGTTGAAAAATCTTTCGCATCTCTTACTGCTGCAAAAGCTGCTGCGAAAAGCTACGGGAGAGACCAACAGTCGAAACGTATCTTTTATTGAACCTTACTTGGATCTGGACTAAACAAATTTACAAAGCATACAACGGCAAACTCAAGCATCACGCACTctattcttcttcatcttccttCTTAGCAGCACTTGGAGAGTAGGTTGGGCTTCCAGGTGAGTATGATGGGGATGTTGGTGAGTAAGAAGGTGAGGTAGGAGAATAGGATGGGGATGTTGGTGAGTAGGAAGGTGAAGTAGGAGAATAAGAAGGACTCGTAGGCGAGTACGACGGACTGGTTGGTGAGTACGATGGACTCGTTGGTGAGTACGatggacttgttggtgagtacgatggacttgttggtgagTACGATGGACTCGTTGGTGAGTAAGAAGGACTCGTTGGTGAGTATGATGGACTCGTAGGCGAATAAGAAGGACTGGTTGGAGAATAAGAAGGACTCGTAGGCGAATAAGaaggacttgttggtgagTACGATGGACTCGTTGGTGAGTACGatggacttgttggtgagTACGATGGACTCGTTGGTGAGTAAGAAGGACTCGTTGGTGAGTAAGATGGCGAAGTAGGAGAGTATGAAGGACTCGTTGGCGAGTACGAAGGTGATGTTGGAGGATACGATGGACTCGTTGGACCTCCTCCATAACCTGGACTCGTGAGACCTGCACCACCATAGCCTGGACTGGTAGCACCATACGAgaatggtgatgttggagATGGGGAGGTAACTCCACCATAAGACGTCAAACCTCCAGAACCTTCATTAACTTGGGCAGTATGGATTGGGGAAAATCCAGCAGCACCTTCgtcaaatccttgaatCTTATCATCTTCCATACTATAATCCTTGTATGGAGTAGCACCACCTTCAAAGTCTTCGAGGCCTCCATTGGCATCAGCACCTTTCAACATCTTGTCATCAATCATGACATCAAAAGCACCGGTTCCTAATGGGGCCATTTGACCCAACATAACGTTCTCAGAAATACCTCTACAGTCATCCAATTCAGCAGCCGAAGCAGCTTCAAGTAAGATTTCGACAGTCTCCTCGAAAGAACAACGCATTAAGGCCCCTGTATCATTTCTGTTTATACCATGACGAGTGATGGCCATCAAGTGACCACGAGAAGTCATGACATCCACCAATAAAGCCATATGACGGTAGTTCACATACGAACCATCAAAAGCAATAACgttcaagatttccttATACAAGGCCGACCTGGTAGCTTCAATTCCCAACACGGAAAGAATCTCAAtaaagttgttggagtaAGTCCGGGAAGAGTCAACACCTGGAATGCTCATGACATCAGCCAAGTTAACACCATCGGTCTCCAAAACCCATTCTTGACCTTGTTGGAATTCTCCGGCATCATCCACATAGTTGACCTTATGTTGCATCATGAACACCCTAATGATACCCGGAATACCTCTCAAAGAAATCGATTCTAACATATGACTTTCAATTCTCTTCAATATTTGATCTTCCTCGGtgtcttcatcatccaaaGACTTGGGGTCTCTCACAACTCTACATCTgatgatcaacttgtcagCCGTATCGTCAGACCAGATGACAAAcaaatcttcaccaaagtTTTGAGAAATCTTCTCAGCAACTTGAGACATAGTCAATTGTTTATCCAACATCTTTGCTCTATCCAATTCAAGACGAAGAAGCCACGGTGATTGTTTTTCAATAGATTCTTCAACCTTTTCATCGGGAATAGCAAAGTAAGCTTCCACAGTATcataatcttcttcaataaccGTACTTCTTGGATCAGGGTCGTAGAAAATTTCGGTGGCAGAAGTAACATTCTTCAACGTAGTATGTTCAATCGCAGACTGAACAACCTTGGCCttttcaatatcttcaGCTATATCTTGTTGTAAGTAAACAGTAAGAGCCGGAGTCTTTATGTTCTTGGCAACGTTCAAAATTTCCTTAAGACGAGGAACACCCAATGTCACATTCTTCGATGACACACCGGCATAATGGAAAGTGTTCAATGTCATCTGAGTGGCAGGTTCACCAATAGATTGTGCAGCAATAACACCAACCATTTCACCGGGATGAACTGCAGATTTTTGAAACTggttttcaatttcaccCATAACCCATTCAAACGAAaccttgttcaatttgaactcTTCGATAATACGACGCGAGGCAAGTCTAGAACGAACTAAACATTGGAACAATAAAGTGGCATTTTCTTGAGCTTCCTTGGCGAGAACAGAGTCACCTCtaacaacaagaagattgtTACAAAGTTCCCGAACTCCCAAAATAATTTCATCTAACTTCAAGTCAGAAACCTTTTGTCTTCCAGAATGGAAAATCTGTTGAGCATTTTGGATAATACGACGCAAGTTCACAGGAAGTGGCCAACTAGAATCACCTGTTGGGAAACACACTTCACGTAAGTATTGACGGTCACTCttcaattgaacaaattcttcatcaacaagtctttgtAACTCAACATCACCTTTGATCTCCTTGGCTGATTCGATAGCAAGATCATCCTTAAGAAGATCGATCTTATATCTCTTTTCGAAAGCAATGTCGCCACCTGGAATAGTGTCAACAGATTGCTTTTCAACTTGTGTACCGTCCATACCATCTTCACCGTAAATGAATTGAATGATATCACCTAAAGAGTTTCTGGTAGTACCATCATAGTGCACCATAATATCTTCCAATGCCTTGACTAAACGACGTTGGATATAACCGGTTTCGGCGGTCTTCACGGCGGTATCGATCAACCCTTCTCTACCAGCCATAGcgtggaagaagaattcTTGAGGGGTTAAACCTCTCAAATACGAGTTTTCCACAAACCCTTTAGATTCAGGTGAATAATCATCCTTGGTGAAATGTGGTAACGTTCTATCAGCAAAACCGAAAGGAATACGTttaccttcaacaatttgttGACCAACACAAGCAGACATTTGAGAAATGTTGATAAAGGAACCCTTAGAACCGGAGGTCACCATTTGTTTGACGTTATTTAAATCTTTCAAACTCATTTCTGCGGAACGACCAGCGGTATCTCTGGCTTGATTCAAAACTCTGGAAACATTATGTTCGAAAGATTCTCTTAAAGTCATACctggttctggttctaACTTGTTCTGTTGAGCATTCAATATGATTTCTTGCACCTTAGTCTTTGCATCTTCGATCGTCGTTGTAACAGCCTTCATAGTATCTGAATCGGCAATTGTATCACCAATTCCGATAGAGAAACCGTTGTGGAGTAGCCAGAAGTTAACCACTTTCTGAATATTACTGAAAAGCTGTGCACACATCTGAGGACCTTTTTCTCTCATAACAGTGTGGATTAAACCTCCACCAGTTGCACCCACAGTCTTCTTGTCAACAACTCCGAACATTatttcaccatcaacaatcAACATACCATTGTCATTAGGACTCGACAAACTACTTTCCAATCTTTGTAAGTGGATTCCCTTTGGAATAGCCATAGAAAGTAATTGCTTACCGGTCCACATAGGTTTTGGTTTAACAACGGCTGGAGGGGGGATAACTCCATCCCAGTCAGGAATCCAATATAACATATTCATAACTTGATCGTATTCAATGAAGTTGTCACGTAAAGTCATTTTACGAATACCACACAAAGTATCTTGTACAATACCCATGACAGGCTTGTTTGATTGTGGAGAAACAATTTGAAGTGGAACGGCACAAATTTGGGACAACTCAGCTCTGGTTTCAGGGGATTGTGGAACATGTAAATTcatttcatcaccatcgaaATCAGCATTATATGGAGAAGTGACGGACAAGTTCAACCTGAAGGTTGAATAAGGCATAACCTTAACTCTGTGAGCCATCATAGACATCTTATGAAGAGATGGTTGACGGTTAAACAAAACTGGATCATCATCCATTAAATGTCTCTCAACCTTCCAACCATATTGCAAAGCAATATCACCAGCTCTTTTGTTATATCTTAAATCGATACGATCACCACTATCTCTGATAACGTATTTTGCACCTGGATGCTCATTTGGTCCGTTTCTGACAAATTCAGTTAAACGGTGAATATTAAAAGGAGTAACAATTTCGGGATAACTCAAAGTTCTTGCAATAGAAAGTGGAACCCCAACTTGATCTAAGTCCAAGTTTGGATCACCAGAAATAACTGTACGAGCCGAAAAATCCACTCTCTTACCCATCAAGTTACCTCTAAGTCTTCCTTCCTTACCCTTCAATCTAGCTCTGATGGATTTTATTGGACGACCAGTCTTTTGTAACGCTTGCGGTTGACCTGCAATATCGTTATCCATATAAGTAGCCACATGGAATTGAAGTAAAGCTTCAAATTCACTAATTACATGTTGAGGCGAGCCATCCATTTCAAGACGCTCAACATTGATATTCGCCTTAAGAACGTCAGCAAGCTTAAAAGTTAAATCATCCTCACCTCTCGCAGTATCATTGAAAGCAATAGAAGGTCTAACAGGTGGAGGAGGAACTGGCAAGACAGTAATAAGCATCCAATCGGGCCTAGCATAATCTTCGTTGAACCCTAATTTGAGACAGTCAGCGGAACTAATATGACGGAATACGTTCAAGATTTCGGTTGGAGATAAAAGACGTCTTTCGGGTTGGTCTTCACTTTCAGATGACTTACCTTGCTTCCAAGTACCCCAAAGCTTTAAACCATCTCTACGAACAGTAGGCTGAGCGTGGCCACAACCACCTCTACCTGTATTCACCGAAGCGTTTTCACCGTCATCCTCAGGGTCAGCTTCACAAACCATTTTGGTTTTACAAACAGCCCAAACAGCGTTgaatcttctttttgggTCTCTGATTTTGATGGCTTGAGCCATGGCAGCATTGGATTCATCAAGCAACAACTTACCACAGTGCATGCAAACACATTCACACacctttttgattttggcaatGAATCCAATATGGAACACCGGCTTGGCCAATTCAATATGACCAAAGTGACCTGGACATTCCGCCATGTCTTCACCACAAGTTTGACACTTAAAGTTTCTATCAATCGAACCTAACCGCGGATCGTTCAACCCACCTTCTCTTGGTTTTTTGGTAGACTGGTCAATTGTTTCTGGATACTCGATTTTGGCCACTGAAATAGCtctgatttcttcaggGGATAACAATCCAAACTGAACTTCTTTGACAGCCCTTAGGGGAGCACTGGAAAATGGGAACTCTCTGCTCATTGTAGGGGATGGATTTGGTTATTTTTTTGTTGgattttggagtttttttttggggATTGTTTATAAATATGATTATGAGATCTATCAAATGGACAAGTATATTACAGAATTTGGGATTAAATTGGGGATGGATGGGGCTCAGATGCAATCAAGTGAATGAGTGCCTTCTATTTCTATGGTACCTTGGCTAACTAAATGATTGATTCCACTTAGATGGcttgaaggaagaaatgAGCTGGGTAAGGTTggatttttcaatttttcagaGAGGCGAGCGTGCTTGATAGTCGCGTGCTACCGACTTCGCACTGTGGTGCTGAGAGTTACGCCGAGTCTTCCGTGGTTCGCTACTGGAGCTAATGGGATGAAGGTATATATTAGGTGTTACTTACGAGAAGAACTTCGACATggccttcttttctttaTCACGACGGgccttggtggtggcccGAACGTCACTCAACCCCTTAATAATGGCCCCATCTTCAGGTGCATATTTAAGAGCTTGTTCCAAACTGATTTTAGCAGCTTCTTCgtccttcaacaataattCCCCCATACCTTTTCTATAAAGAGCTTTAGCCAAAGACTTTTTCTTATCCacttccttcttttcttcggTAATTTCGTCAATAGCTCTGGTGGCATAATCTACGGTCTTTCTACCtgatttcaacttcaacgcTACCAAAGCCGCATTCAAGTATAACGATTGCTTGAGTTCGTGAACAGTCTCCAACTCCTGTTCAGAAAGATCTTCAGGGAagtattcttcaagaagcCCGGCGGCCTTGGTGTACTTGGCAAAAGAAACGTCCAAGTTTCCTGCCTTTAATTGGGTGGTTCCAATATCTTTTATGGCCTGAACGGCCTTGAAGACGGTTTCAGGCTTTGTAACATCGATGCTACGGTTGTCCTGCAAGGCTTCTTCGTATATATCTCCAGTTCCATCGTCGACAGGAGTTGGTTCATAGTCAGCGGGTAATTCTCCACTGTCAGCGATGATCCAGTCGTCCACGGGCTTATCATTCTGGCCCTTTTCACACTTTTCAAGCTTTCTCACCACGGATTTGCCTTCAATAACTTCACCAAATACCACATGCTTGCCGTCTAAATGGGGTGTTGCCacagtggtgatgaagaattgggACCCGTTCGTGTTGGGACCAGCGTTGGCCATTGACAATAAAAATGGCTTGTTGTGgaccaatttgaagttttcatcttcaaacttggcTCCGTAAATGCtttcaccaccgattccaGAGCCGTGGGTAAAGTCACCACCCTGGCACATGAAGTCTTTGATCACACGGTGGAAAGTGGATCCTTTGTAGTGAAGAGGAATACCAGACTCAGTTTTGCCCTTCTCTCCAGTACAAAGAGCTCTGAAGTTTTCGGCAGTTTTGGGAACAACGTCATCGTAGAGCTCAAATACGACTCTACCCTGGGGTACTCCGGCAGAGGAAATGTCGAAAAATACTTTGGAACGGGACATGTTGGGTGAATATTCAAAGAAGCGATTGCTGCAAGCtttatatttttcaaccgATTTTCTAGAAGGTTAGTGCGAAGGTGGGTTGGATAGGCGAATAGTGAGAGTATTCCGAATGAGAGTATTGTGATCTAGAATATTCCGATTGAGGGTATTCCGATCTAAAGTAATGCTAGTGACGAGTTGAACTATCTGGGTACTGGATTACATGATGTTTGTCATGACTTTTGTCCTTTATCGCTTTTTGCAGTAATCAAAAATATCGCCAAATTCACCTATTTAATTTTAGTTACCCAACAGTCCTACATTTATACATAATTTATGGAAATTTTATAATACAA is from Yamadazyma tenuis chromosome 6, complete sequence and encodes:
- the RPO21 gene encoding DNA-directed RNA polymerase II core subunit rpo21 (EggNog:ENOG503NWQ7; COG:K) — its product is MSREFPFSSAPLRAVKEVQFGLLSPEEIRAISVAKIEYPETIDQSTKKPREGGLNDPRLGSIDRNFKCQTCGEDMAECPGHFGHIELAKPVFHIGFIAKIKKVCECVCMHCGKLLLDESNAAMAQAIKIRDPKRRFNAVWAVCKTKMVCEADPEDDGENASVNTGRGGCGHAQPTVRRDGLKLWGTWKQGKSSESEDQPERRLLSPTEILNVFRHISSADCLKLGFNEDYARPDWMLITVLPVPPPPVRPSIAFNDTARGEDDLTFKLADVLKANINVERLEMDGSPQHVISEFEALLQFHVATYMDNDIAGQPQALQKTGRPIKSIRARLKGKEGRLRGNLMGKRVDFSARTVISGDPNLDLDQVGVPLSIARTLSYPEIVTPFNIHRLTEFVRNGPNEHPGAKYVIRDSGDRIDLRYNKRAGDIALQYGWKVERHLMDDDPVLFNRQPSLHKMSMMAHRVKVMPYSTFRLNLSVTSPYNADFDGDEMNLHVPQSPETRAELSQICAVPLQIVSPQSNKPVMGIVQDTLCGIRKMTLRDNFIEYDQVMNMLYWIPDWDGVIPPPAVVKPKPMWTGKQLLSMAIPKGIHLQRLESSLSSPNDNGMLIVDGEIMFGVVDKKTVGATGGGLIHTVMREKGPQMCAQLFSNIQKVVNFWLLHNGFSIGIGDTIADSDTMKAVTTTIEDAKTKVQEIILNAQQNKLEPEPGMTLRESFEHNVSRVLNQARDTAGRSAEMSLKDLNNVKQMVTSGSKGSFINISQMSACVGQQIVEGKRIPFGFADRTLPHFTKDDYSPESKGFVENSYLRGLTPQEFFFHAMAGREGLIDTAVKTAETGYIQRRLVKALEDIMVHYDGTTRNSLGDIIQFIYGEDGMDGTQVEKQSVDTIPGGDIAFEKRYKIDLLKDDLAIESAKEIKGDVELQRLVDEEFVQLKSDRQYLREVCFPTGDSSWPLPVNLRRIIQNAQQIFHSGRQKVSDLKLDEIILGVRELCNNLLVVRGDSVLAKEAQENATLLFQCLVRSRLASRRIIEEFKLNKVSFEWVMGEIENQFQKSAVHPGEMVGVIAAQSIGEPATQMTLNTFHYAGVSSKNVTLGVPRLKEILNVAKNIKTPALTVYLQQDIAEDIEKAKVVQSAIEHTTLKNVTSATEIFYDPDPRSTVIEEDYDTVEAYFAIPDEKVEESIEKQSPWLLRLELDRAKMLDKQLTMSQVAEKISQNFGEDLFVIWSDDTADKLIIRCRVVRDPKSLDDEDTEEDQILKRIESHMLESISLRGIPGIIRVFMMQHKVNYVDDAGEFQQGQEWVLETDGVNLADVMSIPGVDSSRTYSNNFIEILSVLGIEATRSALYKEILNVIAFDGSYVNYRHMALLVDVMTSRGHLMAITRHGINRNDTGALMRCSFEETVEILLEAASAAELDDCRGISENVMLGQMAPLGTGAFDVMIDDKMLKGADANGGLEDFEGGATPYKDYSMEDDKIQGFDEGAAGFSPIHTAQVNEGSGGLTSYGGVTSPSPTSPFSYGATSPGYGGAGLTSPGYGGAPNPPDSSSSESKTGNSNGKKVTKPTGNSLKEREKRKKQVFKPVLDNPFTQIQWPFIEPELGSHVVESLEVLLTPVGQYHKNITAKGAPMPKFLDGFTFGFNPTTEALERQANTKHPDADKQIRYVFVCRYDIIPSILTQHFPVLTYTALRNSHHTIKLIQLPKGAIDRLSQASGINDLSILSVTGNAPGVEGFFDLYNSVPEVQIPFLEPILKKRGNFKSPLIKLISTSAPVGSSSKKKPQK
- the CPR6 gene encoding peptidyl-prolyl cis-trans isomerase cpr6 (EggNog:ENOG503NXZR; COG:O), which produces MSRSKVFFDISSAGVPQGRVVFELYDDVVPKTAENFRALCTGEKGKTESGIPLHYKGSTFHRVIKDFMCQGGDFTHGSGIGGESIYGAKFEDENFKLVHNKPFLLSMANAGPNTNGSQFFITTVATPHLDGKHVVFGEVIEGKSVVRKLEKCEKGQNDKPVDDWIIADSGELPADYEPTPVDDGTGDIYEEALQDNRSIDVTKPETVFKAVQAIKDIGTTQLKAGNLDVSFAKYTKAAGLLEEYFPEDLSEQELETVHELKQSLYLNAALVALKLKSGRKTVDYATRAIDEITEEKKEVDKKKSLAKALYRKGMGELLLKDEEAAKISLEQALKYAPEDGAIIKGLSDVRATTKARRDKEKKAMSKFFS